One window of Pirellulales bacterium genomic DNA carries:
- a CDS encoding protein kinase, which yields MNATEDVRPTLPRPAAGSSSDDPRVVRALEEYAAAVEAGRPPARREFQARYPDIAAALAECLDGLEFVQAAAVQMAHPAAKGPGNPVGAAEFWPADALGDYRIVREIGRGGMGVVYEAVQISLGRRVALKVLPFASALDAKQLQRFKNEAQSAAQLHHQNIVPVYGVGSERGVHYYAMQFIDGQTLAALIGELRIRAGLGCRLPPLETVALASLADELVSGGWAPAAKEQPVEDGLPRPSRLEDGLLRPSSEESSHGTAWEGHPPSPATAEMPVSNTVISATATYPSTKGREFFRTVANLGVQAAAALEHAHALGVAHRDIKPANLLLDSRGNLWVADFGLAHCQSQAGLTMTGDVLGTLRYMSPEQALAKRALLDHRTDIYSLGATLYELLTLQPVFDGQERQELLRQIAGEEPRRPRRLNAAIPAELETIVLKALEKDPSERYATAQAFADDLQRYLRDEPIRARPPTLAQKVKKWMRRHRAVVGTAAAMLSLLVVAVAVVASVAAWRLGREQKRTEEEKDRVKSAQQLAERRAEQIRDDLDGLKTADRLLDRSRAYVRLSRWDDAQAALAKAVRLRPDHASAWRELGDLHTRLGLWDLAAADFSHELELREPDVTWPWYFNALLRLHVGDTQGYRQVSHRMCEHFRGTHDPHYLFDLVRTTVLSPDADADREQCVDLARQAVVGRSRGDWAALYALGLAHYRAGQHEQAVERLEESLAADQAEWSFRTLAYSPLAMAHHRLGQAAEARLSLDAAVRVLDHWTEQIYRSPGETEWVHHLGATGHWEVPWWDWLEAHLYYREAKLLIDGSPPPDDPRLHVLRARALAGMRRPSQAEVEYAEAFKRLPDDPQIALEVHRNRGYIHIGRRQWAQAASEFDQASELKPNDSMMGRFAAVAHLASGEGAAYRQSCDSLFARFERTHERDVARDVLVACSLRPDTIPDAARFLPLVQVADAPRGACPAETGAALYRAGDYAAAARSLEAAAKVGHLRPLALCFLAMARHRLGNIDGARQALDEVIRWIDQANREEFDDLTDSRPGWRNWHEPLECEPLLDEAKKLLAGK from the coding sequence ATGAACGCGACTGAGGATGTCCGACCCACTCTGCCCCGCCCGGCCGCCGGTTCGTCGTCGGACGACCCGCGCGTGGTGCGGGCGCTGGAAGAGTACGCCGCCGCGGTGGAGGCCGGCCGCCCGCCCGCCCGGCGGGAATTTCAGGCCCGTTATCCCGACATCGCCGCGGCGCTGGCCGAGTGTCTCGATGGGCTGGAGTTTGTGCAGGCCGCCGCCGTGCAGATGGCGCATCCGGCCGCCAAGGGGCCTGGCAATCCGGTCGGCGCGGCGGAGTTTTGGCCGGCCGACGCACTGGGCGATTACCGCATCGTGCGCGAAATCGGCCGTGGCGGCATGGGCGTGGTCTACGAGGCGGTGCAAATCTCGCTGGGACGCCGGGTGGCGCTCAAGGTGCTGCCCTTCGCGTCCGCACTCGACGCCAAGCAGTTGCAGCGGTTCAAAAATGAGGCCCAGTCCGCCGCCCAGCTTCATCATCAGAATATCGTGCCCGTCTACGGTGTCGGCAGCGAGCGCGGCGTGCATTATTACGCCATGCAGTTCATCGATGGCCAGACGCTGGCGGCCCTGATCGGCGAGCTGCGTATTCGGGCGGGACTGGGTTGTCGCCTGCCGCCGCTGGAAACGGTCGCACTGGCTTCGCTGGCCGACGAACTGGTTTCAGGAGGTTGGGCGCCGGCGGCAAAGGAACAACCCGTGGAGGATGGCCTTCCGAGGCCGTCCAGGTTGGAGGATGGCCTTCTTAGGCCGTCCAGCGAAGAATCGAGCCACGGGACGGCCTGGGAAGGCCATCCTCCAAGCCCCGCCACGGCCGAGATGCCCGTGTCGAACACGGTGATCTCCGCGACTGCCACCTACCCCTCGACGAAGGGCCGCGAGTTTTTCCGCACGGTGGCCAACTTGGGGGTGCAGGCCGCCGCGGCCCTGGAGCACGCCCATGCCTTGGGCGTGGCGCATCGCGACATCAAGCCGGCCAACCTGCTGCTCGATTCGCGCGGCAACTTGTGGGTCGCGGATTTCGGACTGGCGCATTGCCAGAGTCAGGCCGGCCTGACGATGACCGGCGACGTGCTGGGCACGTTGCGCTACATGAGCCCCGAACAGGCGCTCGCCAAGCGGGCGCTGCTCGACCACCGCACCGATATTTATTCGCTCGGCGCCACGCTCTACGAGCTGTTGACCTTGCAACCGGTGTTCGATGGCCAGGAGCGGCAAGAGCTGCTGCGGCAGATTGCCGGTGAGGAGCCGCGCCGGCCGCGTCGTTTGAATGCGGCCATCCCGGCCGAGCTCGAGACGATCGTGCTCAAGGCGTTGGAGAAGGATCCCAGCGAGCGCTATGCCACCGCGCAGGCCTTTGCCGACGACTTGCAAAGGTATTTGAGAGACGAACCGATCCGCGCCCGGCCGCCGACGCTGGCGCAGAAGGTCAAGAAATGGATGCGCCGGCACCGCGCGGTGGTGGGGACGGCGGCGGCGATGCTTTCCCTCCTGGTCGTGGCGGTGGCCGTCGTCGCCAGCGTGGCGGCCTGGCGGCTCGGTCGCGAGCAAAAGCGCACCGAGGAGGAGAAGGACCGCGTAAAAAGTGCGCAACAGCTCGCCGAACGTCGCGCCGAGCAAATCCGCGATGACTTAGACGGGCTCAAGACTGCCGATAGGTTGTTGGACCGGAGCCGGGCATACGTCCGCCTCTCGCGGTGGGACGACGCGCAGGCGGCCCTGGCGAAAGCCGTCCGCTTGCGCCCGGATCATGCGTCGGCGTGGCGCGAGCTCGGCGACCTACACACGCGGCTGGGCCTGTGGGACTTGGCCGCCGCCGATTTTAGCCACGAATTGGAGTTGCGGGAGCCGGATGTCACTTGGCCCTGGTATTTTAACGCGCTCTTGCGCCTGCACGTCGGCGACACGCAGGGCTACCGTCAGGTGAGCCATCGGATGTGCGAGCACTTTCGTGGAACGCACGACCCACATTATCTCTTCGATCTGGTTCGTACCACCGTCCTCAGCCCGGATGCCGACGCCGACCGCGAGCAATGTGTGGACTTGGCCCGGCAGGCGGTCGTTGGCAGGAGCCGCGGCGACTGGGCGGCGCTGTATGCCTTGGGGCTGGCGCATTACCGCGCCGGGCAGCATGAACAGGCGGTCGAGCGGCTCGAGGAATCGCTCGCGGCGGACCAGGCAGAGTGGAGCTTTCGTACCCTCGCCTATTCACCTCTGGCCATGGCCCATCACCGGCTGGGACAGGCCGCCGAGGCCCGCCTGTCGCTCGACGCGGCGGTCCGCGTGCTCGATCATTGGACGGAGCAAATATATCGTTCGCCGGGAGAAACGGAATGGGTGCATCATCTGGGGGCCACCGGCCACTGGGAGGTGCCCTGGTGGGACTGGTTGGAAGCCCACCTCTACTATCGCGAGGCCAAGTTGCTGATCGACGGCTCACCGCCGCCGGACGATCCGCGGCTCCACGTCTTGCGGGCCCGGGCCTTGGCCGGCATGCGCCGGCCTTCCCAAGCGGAGGTCGAATATGCCGAGGCTTTCAAGCGCCTGCCGGATGATCCGCAAATCGCTTTGGAAGTCCACCGCAATCGCGGCTACATCCACATTGGCCGCCGCCAGTGGGCGCAGGCCGCCTCCGAATTTGACCAGGCCAGTGAGCTCAAACCGAATGACTCGATGATGGGGCGTTTTGCGGCCGTCGCCCACCTCGCGTCGGGCGAAGGGGCGGCCTACCGGCAAAGTTGCGATTCCCTGTTTGCACGCTTCGAAAGAACGCATGAGCGGGACGTTGCCCGCGATGTTCTGGTGGCCTGTTCGCTGCGGCCGGACACGATTCCGGATGCGGCCCGGTTCTTGCCACTGGTCCAGGTCGCCGACGCACCCCGCGGCGCTTGCCCGGCGGAGACGGGCGCCGCGCTCTACCGCGCCGGCGATTACGCCGCGGCGGCCCGCTCACTCGAGGCGGCCGCGAAGGTTGGTCATCTTCGGCCCTTGGCGTTGTGTTTTTTGGCCATGGCCCGCCATCGCTTGGGGAATATCGACGGGGCGCGGCAGGCCCTGGACGAGGTAATCCGCTGGATCGACCAGGCCAACCGCGAAGAGTTCGACGATCTCACCGATAGCCGACCCGGCTGGCGGAATTGGCATGAGCCGCTCGAGTGCGAGCCGCTGCTCGATGAAGCAAAGAAGTTATTGGCTGGCAAGTGA
- a CDS encoding sigma-70 family RNA polymerase sigma factor, protein MSSATETDVEELLRLSRGGDSAALGQLLELYRGYLSLLARLQIGRRLQGKVDAADLVQDTFLEAHRHFGQFRGSVEAELVSWLRQILAGLLANLVRRYCGTQRRDVRLERELAGELDRSSRALDQGLAAPHSTPSQRAARREQAVLLADALERLPDDYREVIILRHLEGLTFAEIAGRMGRSVDSVKNVWARALAQLRRSMGENDERD, encoded by the coding sequence ATGAGCAGCGCCACGGAAACCGACGTCGAGGAGCTTTTGAGGTTGTCGCGCGGCGGCGATAGCGCGGCCCTGGGCCAACTCTTGGAACTCTATCGCGGCTATCTCTCGCTGCTGGCCCGGCTGCAGATCGGCAGGCGGTTGCAAGGCAAGGTCGATGCGGCCGACCTGGTGCAAGACACTTTTCTCGAAGCGCACCGCCACTTCGGCCAGTTTCGGGGAAGCGTGGAGGCTGAATTGGTCTCGTGGTTGCGGCAAATCCTGGCGGGGCTGCTGGCGAATTTGGTGCGGCGCTACTGCGGCACGCAACGCCGCGATGTGAGGCTGGAACGCGAGCTGGCCGGCGAGCTCGATCGTTCGTCGCGAGCGCTCGATCAGGGCCTGGCCGCTCCGCACAGCACGCCCAGCCAGCGCGCCGCGCGGCGCGAGCAGGCGGTGCTGCTGGCCGATGCGTTGGAGCGGCTGCCTGACGATTATCGCGAAGTCATCATCCTGCGCCATTTAGAGGGCCTGACGTTCGCCGAAATTGCCGGCCGCATGGGGCGCAGCGTCGATAGTGTGAAAAACGTGTGGGCGCGTGCCTTGGCGCAATTGCGGCGGTCTATGGGAGAAAACGATGAACGCGACTGA
- the eda gene encoding bifunctional 4-hydroxy-2-oxoglutarate aldolase/2-dehydro-3-deoxy-phosphogluconate aldolase, with protein MKRPGSLERMLEGGVVAIIRSPDAGRLVEVAEALLAGGVTVMEITFTVPRAHQVLEQVAARLGDRILLGAGTVLDAETARIAILSGAEFIVSPVVSREVIACCRRYSKLGLPGALTPTEILAAWEAGADIVKVFPSEVTGPAYLKAVRAPLPHVRLMPTGGVTLETAAEYLRAGACALGVGSSLVEAKAIAAGDFQRIESLAGQFIGILRETRAGPALS; from the coding sequence ATGAAGCGACCAGGTTCTCTTGAGCGGATGTTGGAGGGCGGGGTGGTGGCGATCATTCGCTCGCCCGACGCCGGCCGGTTGGTGGAGGTTGCCGAGGCGCTGCTGGCCGGCGGCGTGACGGTGATGGAGATCACCTTCACGGTGCCGCGCGCCCACCAGGTATTGGAACAGGTCGCGGCCCGGCTGGGCGACCGCATTCTGCTGGGTGCCGGGACGGTGCTCGACGCGGAGACTGCCCGCATCGCCATTTTGTCCGGCGCGGAGTTCATCGTTTCGCCCGTCGTCAGCCGCGAAGTGATTGCCTGCTGCCGCCGGTACAGCAAGCTCGGCCTGCCCGGTGCGCTGACGCCGACGGAAATCCTGGCGGCCTGGGAGGCCGGCGCCGACATCGTCAAGGTGTTTCCTTCGGAGGTCACCGGACCCGCTTATTTGAAGGCGGTGCGGGCGCCGCTTCCGCACGTGCGGCTGATGCCCACCGGCGGCGTCACCCTGGAGACGGCGGCCGAGTATCTGCGGGCCGGCGCCTGCGCGTTGGGCGTGGGCAGCTCGCTGGTCGAAGCCAAGGCGATCGCGGCGGGCGACTTCCAGCGCATCGAGAGTCTGGCCGGCCAGTTCATCGGCATTCTTCGAGAGACGCGGGCCGGCCCCGCTCTTTCCTGA